A stretch of Caballeronia sp. SL2Y3 DNA encodes these proteins:
- a CDS encoding SDR family NAD(P)-dependent oxidoreductase: MTFQSDLFNGKTVVVTGGTQGIGAGIAQQFAALGARVIAAGIAPTDAQRDALGGGIEVAALDVADAASTADLMNRLDTLDVLVNCAGMIKRGDEHDIETFQRVIAVNLNGTMRMCAVARPLLAKSGGSIVNTASMLTFFGGGLVPAYSASKGGVAQLTKSLAIAYAADGIRVNAVAPGWIATPLTQALQDDGGRSQAILDRTPMKRWGLPEDVARVVAFLASPAAAFMTGAIVPVDGGYLVA, encoded by the coding sequence ATGACCTTCCAGTCCGATCTCTTCAACGGAAAGACCGTCGTCGTCACGGGCGGCACGCAGGGCATCGGCGCGGGCATCGCGCAGCAGTTCGCCGCGCTCGGCGCGCGCGTGATTGCGGCGGGCATCGCGCCGACGGATGCGCAGCGCGACGCGCTCGGCGGCGGCATCGAAGTCGCGGCGCTCGATGTCGCGGACGCCGCGAGCACCGCCGATCTCATGAACCGCCTCGACACGCTCGACGTGCTCGTGAACTGCGCGGGCATGATCAAGCGCGGCGACGAGCACGACATCGAGACGTTCCAGCGCGTGATCGCCGTCAATCTGAACGGCACCATGCGAATGTGCGCCGTCGCGCGGCCGTTGCTCGCGAAAAGCGGCGGCAGCATCGTCAATACGGCGTCGATGCTCACGTTCTTCGGCGGCGGCCTCGTGCCCGCATACAGCGCGAGCAAGGGCGGCGTCGCGCAACTGACGAAGTCGCTCGCCATCGCCTATGCGGCAGACGGCATTCGCGTGAACGCGGTCGCGCCCGGCTGGATCGCCACGCCGCTCACGCAGGCGCTCCAGGACGACGGCGGCCGCTCGCAAGCCATTCTCGATCGCACGCCGATGAAACGCTGGGGCTTGCCCGAGGACGTGGCGCGCGTCGTCGCGTTTCTGGCGTCGCCGGCGGCGGCGTTCATGACCGGCGCGATCGTGCCGGTGGACGGCGGCTATCTCGTGGCGTAA
- a CDS encoding MFS transporter — protein MQSKSPRIKRIQWIALTFLTLAGIVNYLDRSTLSIANHSVTQELGLSASQMGLLLSAFSFAYAFSQLPIGVMLDRFGARVMLGLGMFVWSVAQLFGGLVTNLHQFLAARIALGIGEAPQFPAGAKVVSEWFAQHERGKPTGIFVTSSTIGPALAPPILTVLLLSFGWRKMFVIMGVLGIAVAIGWYIVYRNRRDIALEPQEIAHLTEGEPAQRAERSMSFAEWRGLFSKATTWGMIFGFMGVIYMVWLYLTWLPAYLEHERHLTIAKTGWIVSIPYLAGTLGMLSSGFIADGLTARGVAPIRSRKWPICTGLIGAALFTVPAAFTPNLALAITYLSAAMFFVNMASGAAWALVSVAAPRHMVASLGSIQNFGGYFGGSFAPFITGLVVDKTHSFVNAFLISAGVAFAAALVYMFVVRAPIQDSEQPASAVPVV, from the coding sequence ATGCAGAGCAAATCGCCACGCATCAAGCGCATTCAATGGATCGCGCTCACGTTCCTCACGCTCGCGGGGATCGTGAATTATCTGGACCGCAGCACGCTGTCCATCGCCAATCATTCGGTCACGCAGGAACTCGGGCTCTCCGCATCGCAGATGGGCTTGCTGCTCTCCGCATTCTCGTTCGCGTATGCGTTCTCGCAATTGCCCATCGGCGTGATGCTCGACCGCTTCGGCGCGCGCGTCATGCTCGGTCTCGGCATGTTCGTCTGGTCGGTCGCGCAGTTGTTCGGCGGCCTCGTCACGAACCTGCATCAGTTCCTCGCGGCGCGCATCGCGCTCGGCATCGGCGAAGCGCCGCAGTTTCCGGCCGGCGCGAAGGTCGTCTCGGAATGGTTCGCGCAACACGAACGCGGCAAGCCGACCGGCATCTTCGTCACGTCCTCGACCATTGGCCCCGCGCTCGCGCCGCCGATTCTGACCGTGCTGCTGTTGAGCTTCGGCTGGCGCAAGATGTTCGTCATCATGGGCGTGCTGGGCATTGCGGTGGCGATCGGCTGGTACATCGTGTATCGCAACCGGCGAGACATTGCGCTGGAGCCGCAGGAAATCGCGCACTTGACCGAAGGCGAGCCGGCGCAACGCGCCGAACGCAGCATGAGCTTCGCGGAATGGCGCGGCCTCTTCAGCAAGGCGACCACATGGGGCATGATCTTCGGCTTCATGGGCGTCATCTACATGGTGTGGCTGTATCTGACGTGGCTGCCCGCGTATCTCGAACACGAGCGGCATCTGACTATCGCGAAGACCGGCTGGATCGTGTCGATTCCGTATCTGGCGGGCACGCTCGGCATGCTGTCGTCGGGCTTCATCGCCGATGGACTCACGGCGCGCGGCGTCGCGCCGATCCGCAGCCGCAAGTGGCCGATCTGCACGGGTCTCATCGGCGCGGCGCTGTTCACGGTTCCGGCCGCGTTCACCCCGAACCTCGCGCTCGCGATCACGTATCTCTCGGCGGCGATGTTCTTCGTCAACATGGCGAGCGGCGCGGCATGGGCGCTCGTCTCGGTGGCGGCGCCGCGTCACATGGTCGCGTCGCTCGGCAGCATTCAGAACTTCGGCGGCTACTTCGGCGGCTCGTTCGCGCCGTTCATCACGGGCCTCGTCGTCGACAAGACGCATTCGTTCGTCAACGCGTTCCTGATCAGCGCGGGCGTGGCGTTCGCGGCGGCGCTCGTTTATATGTTCGTGGTCCGCGCGCCGATTCAGGACTCCGAGCAGCCGGCGTCTGCCGTGCCCGTCGTTTGA
- a CDS encoding 2,4'-dihydroxyacetophenone dioxygenase family protein, whose amino-acid sequence MPAPKPSADAMTPYQFPNPKEAQKEIVIGHAIPTDEREWVPQAENVWFRPLCLNVSTGYWMNLLRVRKSGVLSRHRHPQAVHGMVLKGRWRYLEHDWVATEGSYVFEPPGETHTLYVPEDVEEMITYFQVNGVMFYCDPYGNYTGYEDVFTKVDMCRKHYEAVGLGADFVDQFIR is encoded by the coding sequence ATGCCCGCGCCAAAACCGTCGGCGGACGCTATGACGCCGTACCAATTCCCCAATCCCAAGGAAGCGCAGAAGGAAATCGTGATCGGTCATGCGATTCCGACCGACGAGCGCGAATGGGTCCCGCAAGCCGAGAACGTCTGGTTTCGCCCGCTCTGTCTGAACGTGTCCACCGGCTACTGGATGAACCTGCTGCGCGTGCGCAAGTCCGGTGTGCTTTCGCGGCATCGTCATCCGCAGGCCGTGCACGGCATGGTGCTGAAGGGTCGCTGGCGGTATCTGGAGCACGACTGGGTGGCGACCGAAGGCAGCTATGTCTTCGAGCCGCCCGGCGAAACGCATACGCTCTACGTGCCGGAAGACGTCGAAGAGATGATCACCTACTTTCAGGTGAACGGCGTGATGTTCTATTGCGATCCGTACGGCAACTACACCGGTTATGAGGACGTGTTCACCAAGGTCGACATGTGCCGCAAGCACTATGAAGCCGTCGGGCTGGGCGCGGATTTCGTCGATCAGTTCATTCGCTAG
- the cyoD gene encoding cytochrome o ubiquinol oxidase subunit IV produces MAHTHTTHSDIPHVTVGGYLAGFVLAVVLTVASFWLVTAGKVSGEQGIVWLAVLAAVQMVVHVVFFLHVNTSKGQRWHALSFAYTILMSLVIVVGTVWVMHNVHMLMMAR; encoded by the coding sequence ATGGCTCATACGCATACAACGCATAGCGATATTCCGCACGTCACCGTGGGCGGATATCTCGCCGGCTTCGTGCTGGCCGTGGTACTCACGGTGGCTTCGTTCTGGCTCGTCACGGCAGGCAAGGTGTCGGGCGAACAAGGCATCGTGTGGCTGGCGGTGCTGGCCGCCGTGCAGATGGTCGTCCATGTGGTGTTCTTCCTGCACGTGAACACGTCGAAGGGACAACGCTGGCATGCGCTGTCGTTTGCCTACACGATCCTGATGTCGCTCGTGATCGTCGTCGGTACGGTGTGGGTCATGCATAACGTCCACATGCTGATGATGGCGCGCTAA
- the cyoC gene encoding cytochrome o ubiquinol oxidase subunit III, with product MSQSTLSAHDAHEHEHQPSHSVFGFWSYLMTDCVLFASLFATFAMMANQFAGGPTAKDLFNLRDVAIETGLLLTSSLTFGFAMISAHRRQTGGVLAWLFVTFVLGAGFLWLEVHEFAHLIAEGAGPQRSAFWSSFFTLVGTHGLHVTLGLVWLVVLALQIMQKPELNERQVRRLACLSLFWHFLDIVWICVFSFVYLASVV from the coding sequence ATGTCGCAATCGACGCTTTCCGCGCATGACGCGCACGAGCACGAACACCAGCCGTCTCATTCGGTGTTCGGCTTCTGGTCCTACCTGATGACCGACTGCGTGCTGTTCGCGTCCCTCTTCGCGACCTTCGCGATGATGGCGAACCAGTTCGCGGGCGGCCCCACGGCCAAGGATCTCTTCAACCTGCGCGATGTCGCGATCGAAACCGGCCTGCTGCTCACGAGCAGTCTGACGTTCGGCTTCGCGATGATCTCGGCGCATCGCAGGCAGACGGGCGGCGTGCTCGCGTGGCTCTTCGTCACGTTCGTACTGGGCGCGGGCTTCCTGTGGCTCGAAGTGCATGAGTTCGCGCATCTCATCGCTGAAGGCGCGGGTCCGCAGCGCAGCGCGTTCTGGTCGTCGTTCTTCACGCTCGTCGGCACGCACGGTCTGCACGTCACGCTCGGCCTGGTGTGGCTCGTCGTGCTGGCGCTGCAAATCATGCAGAAGCCGGAGCTGAACGAACGCCAGGTCCGGCGACTCGCCTGCCTCAGCCTTTTCTGGCACTTCCTCGACATCGTCTGGATTTGCGTGTTCTCCTTCGTCTACCTTGCGAGCGTCGTCTAA
- the cyoB gene encoding cytochrome o ubiquinol oxidase subunit I, giving the protein MFGKLTLEAIPYHEPIIMGATVLMAVLALGAAALLTKFGKWGWLWREYLTSTDHKRIGIMYLVVAGLMLVRGFVDAVMMRAQQAIALDSPGFLPPHHYDQIFSAHGTIMIFFMAMALLVAFFNLVVPLQIGARDVAFPFINSLSFWMTAMAAVLINLSLFIGEFSATGWLAYPPLSETQFSPGVGVDYYIWALQLSGVGTLLTGVNFFVTIVKMRAPGMTWMKLPVFTWTAFCSNVLIMATFPILTVALALLGLDRYLGMHFFTNDAGGNPMVYLNLIWAWGHPEVYILVLPAFGIYSEVVATFSKKPLFGYKTMVWATCCIMVLSFLVWLHHFFTMGSGANVNAFFGIMTMIISIPTGVKIFNWLFTMYRGRVQFTTPVLWTIGFIITFTLGGMTGVMLAIPGADFVLHNSLFLIAHFHNAIIGGVVFGYFAGVQFWWPKVFGFKLDEKLGRNAFVCWFVGFFVAFVPIYILGFMGMTRRLNHYDNPAWQPYLVVAACGVGIIALGVAFQVAQIVVSVIRRNQPAYRDVTGDPWGGRTLEWSISSPPPVYNFAHVPAVRELDDFAHAKETNRVETRPFRDIHMPSNTSAGFLVGVFALAFGFAAIWHIWWLAIVGLIGVAAVVIGYSFGENAGYIIPAATVKATEERNRPPKSPAKTGAGRETELEVL; this is encoded by the coding sequence ATGTTCGGCAAATTAACGCTTGAGGCGATCCCGTACCACGAGCCGATCATCATGGGGGCGACCGTCCTCATGGCGGTCCTGGCGCTCGGTGCGGCCGCCCTTCTCACCAAGTTCGGAAAATGGGGCTGGCTCTGGCGCGAGTACCTGACCTCGACCGACCACAAGCGCATCGGCATCATGTATCTGGTCGTCGCCGGCCTGATGCTCGTGCGCGGCTTCGTCGACGCGGTCATGATGCGCGCGCAGCAGGCCATCGCGCTCGACTCGCCGGGCTTCCTGCCGCCGCATCACTACGACCAGATCTTCTCGGCGCACGGCACCATCATGATCTTCTTCATGGCGATGGCCCTGCTCGTGGCGTTCTTCAACCTCGTGGTGCCGCTGCAGATCGGCGCGCGCGACGTGGCGTTCCCGTTCATCAACTCGCTGTCGTTCTGGATGACGGCGATGGCCGCGGTGCTGATCAACCTGTCGCTTTTCATCGGCGAGTTCTCGGCGACCGGCTGGCTCGCGTATCCGCCGCTGTCGGAAACGCAGTTCAGCCCGGGCGTCGGCGTCGACTACTACATCTGGGCGCTGCAGTTGTCCGGTGTCGGCACGCTGCTCACCGGCGTGAACTTCTTCGTGACCATCGTGAAGATGCGCGCGCCCGGCATGACGTGGATGAAGCTGCCGGTGTTCACGTGGACGGCGTTCTGCTCGAACGTGCTCATCATGGCGACGTTCCCGATTCTGACCGTCGCGCTCGCGCTGCTCGGCCTCGACCGCTATCTCGGCATGCACTTCTTTACGAACGATGCCGGCGGCAACCCGATGGTGTATCTGAACCTGATCTGGGCCTGGGGCCACCCCGAGGTCTACATCCTGGTTCTGCCGGCGTTCGGCATCTACTCGGAAGTCGTCGCCACGTTCTCGAAGAAGCCGCTCTTCGGCTACAAGACGATGGTCTGGGCGACGTGCTGCATCATGGTGCTGTCGTTCCTCGTGTGGCTGCACCACTTCTTCACCATGGGCTCGGGCGCGAACGTCAATGCCTTCTTCGGCATCATGACGATGATCATCTCGATCCCGACCGGCGTGAAGATCTTCAACTGGCTCTTCACGATGTATCGCGGCCGCGTGCAGTTCACCACGCCGGTTCTGTGGACCATCGGCTTCATCATCACGTTCACGCTCGGCGGCATGACGGGCGTGATGCTGGCGATCCCGGGCGCGGACTTCGTGCTGCATAACAGCCTGTTCCTGATCGCTCACTTCCATAACGCCATTATCGGCGGCGTGGTGTTCGGCTACTTCGCGGGCGTGCAGTTCTGGTGGCCGAAGGTGTTCGGCTTCAAGCTCGACGAAAAGCTCGGCCGCAACGCGTTCGTCTGCTGGTTCGTCGGTTTCTTCGTCGCGTTCGTGCCGATCTACATTCTCGGCTTCATGGGCATGACGCGCCGCCTGAACCATTACGACAACCCGGCATGGCAGCCGTATCTGGTGGTCGCGGCGTGCGGCGTCGGCATTATCGCGCTGGGCGTCGCGTTCCAGGTCGCGCAGATCGTCGTGAGCGTGATTCGCCGCAATCAGCCGGCTTATCGCGATGTCACGGGCGACCCGTGGGGCGGCCGCACGCTCGAATGGTCGATCAGCTCGCCGCCGCCGGTCTACAACTTCGCGCATGTGCCGGCTGTCCGTGAACTCGACGACTTCGCCCACGCGAAGGAAACCAACCGCGTCGAAACGCGTCCGTTCCGCGACATCCATATGCCGTCGAACACGAGCGCCGGTTTCCTCGTCGGCGTGTTCGCGCTGGCGTTCGGCTTCGCGGCGATCTGGCATATCTGGTGGCTGGCTATCGTCGGTCTGATCGGCGTCGCTGCCGTCGTGATCGGCTACAGCTTCGGCGAGAACGCCGGCTACATCATCCCCGCCGCCACGGTGAAGGCGACCGAAGAGCGGAACCGTCCGCCGAAGTCGCCCGCCAAGACCGGCGCGGGGCGCGAAACGGAACTGGAGGTGCTGTAA
- the cyoA gene encoding ubiquinol oxidase subunit II, with amino-acid sequence MNENTHRLAAPLLSGLLASVCLSGCNLEVLDSKGVIGAAESSLIATATFAMLLVVVPVILLTLIFAWRYRASNTKATYAPKWTHSTAIEVVVWAIPAAIILYLGTLTWKTTHELDPYKPLQSEVKPINVEVVALDWKWLFVYPDLGIASVNQVAFPVGTPVNFRITSDSVMNSFFIPQLGSQIYAMAGMQTRLNLQADHAGDYAGISANYSGAGFSDMKFRALALSQADFDSWVKKVKTAPEALNMDVYAGVARPSQKVAVRYSSTVDPKLFNNIVGKYNNGNVTVGTNCVTKG; translated from the coding sequence ATGAATGAAAATACTCACCGTTTAGCAGCGCCATTGTTATCGGGTTTGTTGGCCAGTGTCTGTTTATCGGGATGCAATCTCGAGGTGCTCGATTCGAAAGGCGTCATCGGCGCGGCGGAAAGCTCGCTCATCGCCACCGCGACTTTCGCGATGCTCCTCGTCGTCGTTCCGGTGATTCTGCTCACCCTGATCTTCGCCTGGCGCTATCGCGCGTCCAACACGAAGGCCACGTACGCGCCGAAATGGACGCACTCCACGGCCATCGAAGTCGTCGTGTGGGCGATTCCGGCGGCCATCATCCTGTACCTCGGCACCCTGACGTGGAAGACCACGCACGAGCTCGATCCGTACAAGCCGCTTCAGTCGGAAGTCAAGCCGATCAACGTGGAAGTCGTCGCGCTCGACTGGAAATGGCTCTTCGTCTATCCGGACCTCGGCATCGCGTCGGTCAATCAGGTGGCATTTCCGGTCGGCACGCCGGTCAACTTCCGCATTACGTCGGACTCCGTGATGAATTCGTTCTTCATCCCGCAGCTCGGCAGCCAGATCTACGCGATGGCGGGCATGCAGACGCGTCTGAACCTGCAGGCCGATCACGCGGGCGACTACGCGGGCATCTCGGCGAACTACAGCGGCGCCGGCTTCTCCGACATGAAATTCCGCGCGCTCGCCCTCTCGCAGGCCGACTTCGATTCGTGGGTCAAGAAGGTCAAGACCGCGCCCGAGGCGCTCAACATGGACGTCTATGCGGGCGTCGCGCGTCCGAGCCAAAAAGTTGCGGTCCGCTATTCCTCGACCGTCGATCCGAAGCTCTTCAACAACATCGTCGGCAAGTACAACAACGGGAATGTCACCGTTGGCACGAATTGCGTAACCAAGGGGTAA
- a CDS encoding nitrate/nitrite transporter, with product MTVVNTPAASCAANDATAWRVLGASTFAFTVCFAVWMVFAILGIPLKQQLHLSDTEFGLIAATPVLTGSLARVPLGIWTDRYGGRVVFFWTMMVTVVPIWLIAYADALWQFLLLGLFVGIAGAGFSVGTPYVARWFPKSRQGLAMGIFGAGNSGAAVNKFVAPVLMLAAGTWTIVPKVYSVAMLVTALVFWLLSATNPAHRSASAQSFVAQLSVLKDRRVMRYAQYYSVVFGGYVGLSLWMPQYYVTQYGLPIEHAAFLAACFSLPGGVLRALGGWMSDRFGAYRTTWMVMWVALACFFLLSYPATDLVIHAANGPLAFHIATGPVAYTVLIFVVGVAMAIGKASVFKFISEDFAANIGAVSGAVGLAGGLAGFLLPILFGLLMDLTGVRTTCFMLLFGATAVSLVCMHFTFEPQRPALAA from the coding sequence ATGACCGTCGTCAATACGCCCGCCGCGTCTTGCGCCGCGAACGATGCCACCGCGTGGCGCGTGCTCGGCGCGAGCACATTTGCCTTCACGGTTTGCTTCGCCGTCTGGATGGTGTTCGCCATCCTCGGCATCCCGCTCAAGCAGCAACTGCATCTTTCCGACACCGAGTTCGGGCTGATCGCCGCGACGCCCGTGCTGACCGGCTCGCTCGCGCGCGTGCCGCTCGGCATCTGGACGGACCGCTACGGCGGCCGCGTCGTCTTTTTCTGGACGATGATGGTGACCGTTGTGCCAATCTGGCTGATCGCGTATGCCGACGCGTTGTGGCAGTTCCTGTTGCTCGGGCTGTTCGTCGGCATCGCCGGCGCGGGGTTTTCGGTCGGCACGCCGTATGTCGCCCGCTGGTTCCCCAAGTCGCGTCAGGGGCTGGCAATGGGCATCTTCGGCGCGGGCAATTCCGGCGCGGCGGTCAACAAGTTCGTCGCGCCAGTACTCATGCTCGCGGCGGGCACGTGGACCATCGTGCCGAAAGTCTATTCGGTCGCCATGCTCGTCACGGCGCTCGTCTTCTGGCTGCTCTCGGCCACGAATCCGGCGCATCGCAGTGCGAGCGCACAAAGTTTCGTCGCGCAGTTGAGCGTGCTCAAAGACCGGCGCGTGATGCGCTATGCGCAGTACTACTCCGTCGTGTTCGGCGGCTATGTCGGTCTGTCGCTGTGGATGCCGCAGTACTACGTGACGCAGTACGGCTTGCCTATCGAGCACGCCGCGTTTCTGGCCGCCTGCTTTTCACTGCCGGGCGGCGTGTTGCGCGCGCTGGGCGGCTGGATGTCCGATCGCTTCGGCGCATACCGCACGACGTGGATGGTCATGTGGGTCGCGTTGGCGTGCTTCTTTCTGCTGAGCTATCCCGCGACCGATCTCGTTATTCATGCCGCGAACGGCCCGCTTGCGTTTCATATCGCCACGGGACCGGTCGCCTACACGGTGCTGATCTTCGTCGTGGGCGTCGCCATGGCGATCGGAAAGGCGTCGGTCTTCAAGTTCATTTCCGAAGACTTCGCAGCGAACATCGGCGCGGTCTCCGGCGCGGTCGGGCTCGCGGGGGGGCTCGCGGGCTTCTTACTGCCGATTCTTTTCGGTTTGCTGATGGATCTGACCGGCGTGCGCACCACCTGTTTCATGCTGCTGTTCGGCGCGACTGCGGTCAGCCTCGTCTGCATGCATTTCACATTCGAACCGCAGCGGCCCGCGCTCGCTGCCTGA
- a CDS encoding NarK family nitrate/nitrite MFS transporter: MSRYLLTRWEPENTGFWRDTGEAIARRNLCISIPALMLAFAVWSLWSVVVVNLDKGGFHFSKDQLFWLTALPAVSGATLRIFYSFLVPIFGGRRFTALSTASLLIPALGMGFALRDPSTTYPTLLVLALLCGFGGANFSSSMANISFFFPKAKKGFATGMNAGIGNLGVSVVQFVTPLVIAGSVFGTLGGAGQSYVSHGLERGIWLQNAGFIWVPFIVASALAAWFGMNDIADAKASFAEQAVIFKRKHNWLMCLLYIGTFGSFIGFSAGLALLTKAEFPSVNPTAYAFLGPLAGALTRPVGGWISDRIGGARVTLWTFIAMIAAVIGVIASLPHDGAPGSFAAFLAMFIVLFALTGIGNGSTFRMIPVIFLTQKQREAAEKSEADKKHAIHDASKESAAVLGFAGAIGAYGGFFIPRSFGTSIGATGSPVLALYCFIAFYAVCALVTWWCYARRNAPMPC; encoded by the coding sequence ATGTCACGTTATCTCCTCACTCGATGGGAGCCTGAAAACACGGGCTTCTGGCGCGATACGGGCGAAGCCATCGCGCGTCGCAATTTGTGCATTTCCATTCCGGCGCTCATGCTGGCGTTCGCCGTCTGGTCGCTGTGGAGCGTGGTCGTCGTCAATCTGGACAAGGGCGGCTTCCACTTCTCGAAAGATCAGTTGTTCTGGCTCACTGCGTTGCCGGCGGTGTCGGGCGCGACGCTGCGCATCTTCTATTCGTTCCTCGTGCCGATTTTCGGCGGACGGCGCTTCACGGCGTTATCCACCGCGAGCCTGCTGATTCCCGCGCTCGGCATGGGCTTCGCGCTGCGCGATCCTTCGACCACGTATCCGACGCTGCTCGTGCTCGCATTGCTCTGCGGTTTCGGCGGCGCGAATTTCAGCTCGTCGATGGCGAACATCAGCTTCTTTTTTCCGAAGGCCAAGAAGGGCTTCGCCACGGGAATGAACGCGGGGATCGGCAATCTGGGCGTGTCTGTGGTGCAGTTCGTCACGCCGCTAGTTATCGCGGGATCGGTGTTCGGCACGCTCGGCGGCGCGGGGCAGTCGTATGTGTCGCACGGCCTCGAGCGCGGCATCTGGCTGCAGAACGCGGGTTTCATCTGGGTGCCGTTCATCGTGGCCTCCGCGCTCGCGGCATGGTTCGGCATGAACGATATCGCGGACGCTAAGGCATCGTTCGCCGAACAAGCCGTCATCTTCAAGCGTAAGCACAACTGGCTGATGTGCCTGCTTTATATCGGCACGTTCGGTTCTTTCATCGGCTTCTCCGCAGGTCTCGCCTTGCTGACGAAAGCGGAGTTCCCGTCGGTGAATCCGACTGCCTATGCGTTCCTCGGCCCGCTCGCCGGCGCGCTCACGCGGCCGGTCGGCGGCTGGATTTCGGATCGCATCGGCGGCGCGCGTGTGACGTTATGGACCTTCATCGCGATGATCGCAGCCGTGATCGGCGTGATCGCCTCGCTGCCGCACGACGGCGCGCCCGGCAGCTTCGCAGCCTTCCTCGCAATGTTCATCGTGCTGTTCGCGCTGACGGGCATCGGCAACGGCTCGACGTTCCGCATGATTCCGGTGATCTTCCTCACGCAGAAGCAGCGGGAAGCCGCCGAGAAGTCCGAAGCCGACAAGAAGCACGCTATCCACGACGCCAGCAAGGAATCCGCAGCAGTTCTCGGCTTCGCGGGTGCGATCGGCGCGTACGGCGGCTTTTTCATCCCGCGCAGCTTCGGCACGTCGATTGGCGCGACGGGGTCGCCCGTGTTGGCGCTGTACTGCTTCATCGCGTTCTATGCGGTGTGCGCCCTGGTGACGTGGTGGTGCTACGCGCGACGCAACGCGCCGATGCCTTGCTGA